In the Polyangiaceae bacterium genome, one interval contains:
- a CDS encoding phytoene desaturase, with protein MSERISREGQRIPRVAVIGSGFGGLAAAIRLQAAGVPTVLFEARDKPGGRAYVYEQDGFVFDAGPTVITAPHCIEELFQTAQRDMADYVELLPVTPFYRLQWDDGVSFDYVGDSEHMLSQIRDLCPQDASGYERFVEYSKAVFAKGYEELAATPFLRFADMVRVAPQLARLRADRSVYRTVARYVKDEHLRQALSFHSLLVGGNPFETSAIYTLIHYLERKWGVYFPRGGTGALVRALVRLYEELGGEIRLSTPVRHIDVIESGPDSVHRIVTDGRPPEDFTAVVSNADLHHTYAKLYAGQRDAERTAARLERADWSMSLFVLYFGTRRSYDIAHHTVVFGPRYEGLLSDIFHGGSLPDDFSLYLHAPTVTDPSLAPPGCGAYYVLSPVPHLGNANIDWSSVAPVYAERILASLERSMPDLRKNVVTRRWFTPQDFASELSAFHGSAFSVAPRLTQSAWFRPHNRDPKIPGLYIVGAGTHPGAGLPGVINSAKATTGLVLQDLRRHAEAAA; from the coding sequence ATGTCTGAGCGCATCTCGAGGGAGGGCCAGCGCATCCCGCGCGTGGCAGTCATCGGCAGCGGCTTTGGAGGATTGGCCGCTGCCATTCGCCTGCAAGCCGCCGGCGTGCCGACCGTGCTGTTCGAGGCGCGAGACAAGCCGGGTGGGCGCGCGTACGTCTACGAGCAAGACGGCTTCGTGTTCGACGCCGGGCCGACCGTGATCACGGCTCCTCACTGTATCGAAGAGTTGTTTCAGACCGCCCAGCGCGACATGGCTGACTACGTGGAGCTACTGCCGGTCACGCCCTTCTACCGCCTGCAGTGGGACGACGGCGTCAGCTTCGACTACGTGGGCGACAGTGAGCACATGCTGTCGCAGATCCGCGATCTCTGTCCCCAGGACGCGAGCGGCTACGAGCGCTTCGTAGAGTACAGCAAGGCGGTGTTCGCGAAGGGCTACGAGGAACTGGCGGCCACGCCGTTCTTGCGCTTCGCGGACATGGTGCGCGTCGCCCCCCAGCTCGCGCGCCTACGCGCGGATCGCTCGGTGTACCGCACCGTTGCGCGCTACGTGAAGGACGAGCATCTGCGTCAGGCCCTGTCGTTCCACTCCCTCCTCGTTGGCGGCAACCCCTTCGAGACCAGTGCCATCTACACGCTGATTCACTACCTGGAGCGAAAATGGGGCGTGTACTTTCCACGCGGTGGAACCGGGGCTTTGGTGCGCGCCCTGGTGCGCCTCTACGAAGAACTCGGCGGCGAGATCCGACTCTCCACGCCGGTGCGTCACATCGACGTGATCGAGAGCGGCCCTGACTCGGTGCACCGCATCGTGACGGATGGGCGTCCACCCGAAGACTTCACCGCGGTCGTTTCGAATGCGGATTTGCACCACACCTACGCCAAGCTGTATGCGGGGCAACGAGACGCCGAGCGCACGGCGGCGCGACTGGAGCGGGCGGACTGGTCCATGTCCCTGTTCGTGCTCTACTTCGGTACGCGCCGCAGCTACGACATCGCGCACCACACCGTCGTCTTCGGACCGCGTTACGAGGGGCTCCTGAGCGACATCTTCCACGGTGGGTCACTGCCTGATGACTTCAGTTTGTACTTGCATGCCCCCACCGTAACGGATCCGTCGTTGGCTCCCCCGGGATGCGGCGCGTACTACGTGCTCTCACCGGTCCCCCACCTGGGCAACGCCAACATCGATTGGTCCAGCGTCGCGCCGGTGTACGCGGAGCGCATCCTGGCGTCCCTGGAACGCTCCATGCCAGACCTGAGAAAGAACGTGGTGACGCGTCGTTGGTTCACACCCCAAGACTTCGCGAGTGAACTGTCCGCCTTCCACGGGTCGGCGTTCTCCGTCGCACCGCGACTCACGCAATCAGCCTGGTTTCGGCCGCACAATCGCGATCCGAAGATCCCGGGTCTCTACATCGTTGGAGCCGGAACCCATCCGGGAGCCGGACTTCCCGGGGTGATCAACTCCGCAAAGGCCACCACCGGTCTCGTGCTCCAAGATCTGCGGCGCCACGCGGAGGCGGCGGCGTGA
- a CDS encoding tetratricopeptide repeat protein, which yields MSRRTRAYLLALALLAVPQVAAAEGVSVHEASKEQWKAAQKTFVAGDELFDAGRFEEALSAYRASHEIVASPNSILQIARSFRETGRTEEAYRAFERAVEIGQAAADRNERYAPTLEVAKKEFEELKAKVGLVRIELKETPRGTELVVGSRTLRPNELSKPLVLAPGEYEVVLSAPQRETRKAKIVVAAGGESALTLDFRVQAAKPQPVQPPPSSQPKARDERTSLRPYAYVAGGVGVAGMAAFTVFGLMTRSKYSDLDEGCPDGHCGPGSQDDIDAGRRYQTFANIGLAVGVVGLGTGIALFALDGSGAEQPNSARVRVGPGSVQIAGRF from the coding sequence ATGTCGAGACGCACCCGTGCGTACTTGCTTGCTCTGGCCTTGCTGGCTGTCCCGCAGGTGGCTGCCGCTGAAGGCGTATCCGTTCACGAGGCCAGCAAAGAGCAATGGAAGGCCGCTCAGAAGACGTTTGTTGCCGGGGACGAGCTCTTTGACGCTGGGCGCTTCGAGGAGGCGCTCTCTGCCTATCGTGCGAGTCACGAGATCGTCGCAAGTCCCAACTCGATCCTGCAGATCGCGCGCTCTTTTCGCGAGACTGGCCGCACCGAGGAGGCCTATCGCGCCTTCGAGCGCGCCGTGGAGATCGGGCAAGCGGCTGCGGATCGCAACGAGCGCTATGCCCCCACCCTGGAAGTCGCCAAGAAGGAGTTCGAGGAGCTGAAGGCCAAAGTCGGGCTCGTGCGTATCGAGCTGAAGGAGACGCCGAGGGGAACCGAGCTTGTGGTCGGGTCACGCACTCTGCGCCCCAACGAGCTGAGCAAGCCCTTGGTGCTCGCGCCGGGGGAGTACGAGGTGGTGCTGAGCGCTCCTCAGCGTGAAACGCGTAAGGCGAAGATCGTCGTCGCCGCCGGCGGCGAGAGCGCGCTCACCTTGGACTTCCGTGTGCAGGCGGCCAAGCCGCAGCCCGTCCAGCCGCCGCCGAGTTCGCAACCGAAAGCCAGAGACGAGAGAACGAGTCTGCGACCTTACGCCTACGTGGCTGGCGGTGTCGGTGTTGCCGGAATGGCCGCGTTCACGGTCTTCGGGCTGATGACTCGGTCGAAATATTCCGACCTGGACGAGGGCTGCCCCGACGGTCACTGCGGACCTGGTAGCCAGGACGACATCGATGCGGGGCGGCGCTACCAAACCTTCGCCAACATCGGCTTGGCGGTGGGCGTAGTCGGTTTGGGAACAGGGATCGCGCTATTCGCTCTCGATGGCAGCGGCGCCGAACAGCCCAACAGCGCGCGGGTGCGAGTCGGGCCCGGATCAGTGCAGATTGCGGGGCGATTTTGA
- a CDS encoding protein kinase, translated as MAREGRHAGRLVLAHTLPPSLIGPEHLASLINAGKTAKAMRHPNVAAVLSVAEQDGKLAVVSEYVDAETLYFLQQQALAQHAPLPVAVVLTVLHQLLVALCEVRSQWIAAAASGEIDPSASIHGGLNPGSVLIATFGEAMLADLAVGAAFARIDATREDPELLAYRAPEQLEGGHVPDERCDCYSFGVMAWELLSNRLMFEAERRSRAGGSAAEQLSRLRKAIRESSPLSQSPTRPGERLPGAVTSFVARALRRDPSRRFPSLNAMRDELAVMTRPLGVGSDLVASAVKRLAGENIEHRQRLQQEVTAAASAIDSTRGTRAPSEPAPERVTYALLPNFETLVEAPATNSAFPDSEAPTRPSMRTATPAGTAVPKARESSGKTTMSGLGDGVAPVPKARESSGKTTMSGLGDGVAPVPKARESGRTPASEGGEAAPAMPKARESAGKTTMTGLGHALLGAQAEAPTTDELDADWGVSALAKSAQDAKASSSNAAKSVQDAKASSSSAAKSAQDAKASSSSSAKDVERPGNATPTTPASPQAAPKPPRSTSPRAVAPPAPRPPVNSPPSPAPLALPTSPTTRPVPPIANMASTAPVPAVVRKLASTKPPAPAEFAPSAGTSESVMDTAGLEAVGANDDVVALDASALESAPPPAPSANGESDDAPPLERQAALSSEPGAPLEPWAAFGGELGSSSQDKEAWPGAESIAGSTVSADPLVAPDDQPFASPKRSKWTWPVAIAVALVALVTTGAALLRSPDEPSPVAKPGEPAARATSTTVATPPSSRASAAPSPLPSSAPAAASEESPPAEAPPAEAPKPAPAEERQPRPAGKPYRPRGI; from the coding sequence ATGGCACGGGAAGGTCGTCACGCCGGACGACTCGTGTTGGCTCACACCCTGCCGCCCTCCTTGATTGGCCCGGAGCACCTTGCGTCACTGATCAACGCGGGCAAGACCGCGAAGGCAATGCGGCATCCCAACGTGGCAGCGGTGCTGTCCGTGGCAGAGCAGGATGGCAAACTCGCGGTGGTCAGCGAGTACGTCGATGCCGAGACCTTGTACTTCCTGCAGCAGCAGGCCCTTGCACAGCATGCGCCGCTGCCTGTGGCCGTCGTACTCACCGTCTTGCACCAGCTGTTGGTTGCCCTGTGCGAAGTCCGCAGTCAGTGGATCGCCGCAGCGGCATCCGGAGAAATCGATCCCAGCGCGAGCATCCATGGGGGGCTCAACCCGGGCTCCGTGCTCATTGCGACCTTTGGTGAAGCGATGCTCGCAGACCTAGCGGTCGGTGCGGCGTTTGCGCGCATCGACGCCACGCGAGAGGATCCCGAGTTGCTGGCCTATCGTGCCCCGGAGCAGCTGGAGGGTGGCCACGTCCCCGACGAGCGATGTGATTGCTACTCCTTCGGCGTGATGGCTTGGGAGCTGCTTTCCAATCGACTCATGTTCGAGGCGGAGCGCCGCTCTCGAGCGGGCGGCTCCGCTGCCGAGCAGTTGAGTCGCTTGCGCAAGGCCATCCGCGAGAGTTCCCCGTTGTCACAATCGCCCACGCGGCCCGGGGAGCGACTTCCCGGCGCGGTGACGTCCTTCGTCGCCCGCGCGTTGCGCCGCGATCCGAGTCGGCGCTTTCCATCATTGAACGCGATGCGCGACGAACTGGCGGTGATGACGCGTCCCCTGGGCGTCGGCTCGGACTTGGTGGCTAGCGCGGTGAAGCGCCTCGCGGGCGAGAACATCGAACATCGACAGCGCTTGCAGCAAGAAGTGACGGCGGCCGCCAGCGCGATCGATTCGACGCGGGGCACGCGAGCGCCGAGTGAGCCCGCGCCCGAGCGAGTGACCTACGCCCTGCTCCCGAATTTCGAGACGCTGGTGGAAGCCCCGGCAACGAACAGCGCGTTCCCCGACAGCGAGGCGCCAACACGTCCCAGCATGCGAACCGCCACTCCCGCGGGCACAGCCGTGCCGAAGGCCCGAGAGTCGTCGGGCAAGACGACGATGAGCGGTCTGGGCGACGGGGTTGCGCCAGTGCCGAAGGCGCGAGAGTCGTCGGGCAAGACGACGATGAGCGGTCTGGGCGACGGGGTTGCGCCAGTGCCGAAGGCGCGAGAGTCGGGTAGGACCCCGGCGAGCGAGGGCGGAGAAGCGGCGCCGGCGATGCCGAAGGCGCGAGAGTCAGCCGGCAAGACTACGATGACCGGGCTTGGCCACGCGTTGCTCGGCGCGCAGGCGGAGGCGCCAACGACGGACGAACTCGATGCGGACTGGGGCGTGTCCGCGCTGGCGAAGAGCGCGCAAGACGCCAAGGCTTCGTCGTCCAACGCGGCGAAGAGTGTGCAAGACGCCAAGGCTTCGTCGTCTAGCGCGGCGAAGAGCGCGCAAGACGCCAAGGCTTCGTCGTCCAGCTCGGCGAAGGACGTCGAGCGGCCTGGAAACGCTACGCCCACGACACCGGCGAGTCCGCAGGCGGCACCAAAGCCACCGCGTTCGACCTCCCCTCGAGCCGTCGCACCGCCAGCGCCAAGGCCACCCGTCAATTCGCCTCCGTCGCCCGCGCCCCTGGCGCTGCCCACGTCGCCCACGACGCGTCCGGTGCCGCCGATCGCGAACATGGCGAGTACTGCGCCGGTCCCCGCGGTCGTACGGAAACTGGCGAGCACGAAGCCGCCGGCGCCCGCCGAGTTCGCGCCGAGCGCGGGCACGTCGGAGTCAGTGATGGACACGGCCGGGCTCGAGGCAGTGGGGGCGAACGACGACGTTGTCGCACTCGACGCGTCAGCACTCGAGAGCGCACCACCTCCCGCACCGAGCGCGAACGGCGAGAGCGACGACGCACCGCCGTTGGAACGGCAAGCGGCGCTCAGCAGCGAGCCGGGGGCGCCGTTGGAACCATGGGCAGCGTTCGGAGGCGAGCTTGGATCCTCGAGCCAGGACAAAGAAGCGTGGCCTGGCGCGGAGAGCATCGCGGGGAGCACCGTCTCGGCGGATCCGCTCGTGGCGCCCGACGACCAGCCGTTTGCGAGCCCCAAGCGGAGCAAATGGACGTGGCCCGTGGCAATTGCCGTTGCGTTGGTCGCCCTCGTGACGACGGGTGCGGCCTTGTTGCGATCTCCTGACGAGCCGTCACCGGTAGCCAAGCCCGGCGAACCCGCCGCGCGAGCCACTTCGACAACAGTCGCCACGCCTCCTTCGTCTCGAGCTTCCGCCGCTCCATCGCCGCTGCCATCGAGCGCTCCCGCTGCTGCCAGCGAAGAAAGTCCACCCGCGGAGGCCCCGCCGGCCGAAGCTCCCAAGCCCGCGCCCGCGGAGGAACGGCAGCCGAGGCCAGCGGGCAAACCCTACAGACCTCGCGGGATTTGA
- the aat gene encoding leucyl/phenylalanyl-tRNA--protein transferase produces MRRRRRPVFLGLGAPDEFPDPRSADEHGLLAVGGDLSIERLLAAYSRGIFPWYDLGLPPLWWSPDPRTIMTPESLHVSTSMRRVLRRSAFTLSANTAFGAVIRACADREGGTWILPEMIDAYTLLHEAGYAHSIEVWSGASLVGGLYGVQIGALFAAESMFHRASNASKLVLIQTVRMLFSAGIELFDVQFPTAHLASLGAFPISRREYLFRAQNAARRPLHLALPA; encoded by the coding sequence GTGCGACGACGGAGGCGCCCGGTATTTCTGGGTCTCGGAGCCCCCGACGAGTTCCCGGATCCACGCTCCGCAGACGAGCATGGCCTCTTGGCCGTCGGCGGGGACTTGAGCATCGAGCGGCTGCTTGCGGCGTACTCCCGGGGCATCTTCCCTTGGTACGACTTGGGCCTACCTCCCCTGTGGTGGTCGCCAGATCCACGCACGATCATGACGCCGGAGAGTCTTCACGTTTCCACCAGCATGCGCCGCGTGTTGCGGCGCTCAGCCTTCACGCTCAGCGCCAATACCGCCTTCGGAGCGGTGATTCGCGCATGCGCCGATCGCGAAGGGGGCACTTGGATCTTGCCGGAGATGATCGACGCCTACACGCTTCTGCACGAAGCGGGATACGCCCATAGCATCGAGGTTTGGAGCGGCGCGAGCCTCGTTGGAGGCCTGTACGGCGTGCAGATTGGCGCGCTATTCGCGGCAGAGAGCATGTTCCATCGCGCGAGCAATGCGTCGAAGCTCGTGCTGATTCAGACCGTCCGCATGCTGTTCTCGGCCGGCATCGAGCTGTTCGACGTGCAGTTCCCGACTGCGCATTTGGCTTCTCTGGGGGCCTTCCCCATCTCCCGCCGGGAGTACCTTTTCCGCGCGCAAAACGCGGCAAGAAGACCGTTGCACCTGGCCCTACCTGCCTGA
- a CDS encoding phytoene/squalene synthase family protein: protein MTLAGGDAAALATDLSRCHTSLAAHGKSFHLASALLDERTRDDAAALYAFCRYVDDAVDLAPPAQSTSALQRVRREVEDLYAGQACTRPALREFQRVAFQRGVPAEYVVELLAGMQMDVVGMRYDTFEDLQQYCFRVAGTVGLMMCHVLGVKQDQALRPAAQLGMAMQLTNICRDVREDWDRGRLYLPLRLLEAQGADVASYQPGAEFPIQDRAAFALALQELLKEAQRLYHLGKAGLRFLDLRPALAIHAAADIYADIGRSLEHIDYDVLAGRRVVTRWRKLALLTRAVALEACSIPRRVLEAGATQIPVSVARYPDDILC from the coding sequence ATGACTCTAGCGGGAGGCGACGCGGCCGCGCTGGCCACGGACTTGTCGCGCTGCCACACGTCCTTGGCAGCTCATGGCAAGAGTTTTCACCTCGCCTCGGCGCTGTTGGACGAGCGCACGCGCGACGACGCGGCCGCGCTCTATGCGTTTTGTCGCTACGTCGACGACGCGGTCGATCTGGCACCCCCCGCTCAGAGCACTAGCGCGCTGCAGCGCGTGCGGCGAGAGGTGGAGGATCTGTACGCGGGCCAAGCCTGCACGCGACCTGCACTGCGCGAGTTCCAAAGAGTGGCATTTCAGCGCGGAGTGCCGGCTGAGTACGTGGTGGAACTACTTGCTGGCATGCAGATGGATGTCGTCGGTATGCGCTACGACACCTTCGAAGATCTCCAGCAATACTGCTTTCGCGTCGCAGGCACCGTGGGCTTGATGATGTGCCACGTGCTCGGGGTGAAGCAAGACCAAGCGTTGCGCCCCGCGGCCCAGCTGGGCATGGCAATGCAGCTGACCAACATCTGCCGCGACGTGAGGGAAGACTGGGACCGCGGGCGCCTCTACCTGCCGTTGCGGTTGCTGGAAGCGCAGGGAGCCGATGTTGCTTCATACCAACCGGGTGCCGAGTTCCCCATCCAAGACCGCGCAGCCTTCGCCTTGGCCTTGCAGGAGTTGCTGAAGGAAGCGCAGCGTCTATATCACCTGGGAAAGGCTGGTCTTCGCTTCCTCGACCTGCGGCCCGCGCTCGCCATTCACGCCGCAGCCGACATCTACGCCGACATTGGGCGCAGCTTGGAACACATCGACTACGACGTCTTGGCTGGCCGACGCGTCGTCACGCGCTGGCGCAAACTCGCGCTGCTGACCCGCGCGGTGGCGCTGGAAGCGTGCTCGATCCCCCGACGAGTTCTCGAGGCCGGGGCGACGCAAATCCCAGTAAGCGTGGCGAGGTATCCAGATGACATCCTTTGCTGA